The Paramixta manurensis region GAGGAAAATACGCATTCCGCTACCGGCCAAGATATGCATCAGATAGATCATCATGCTAAGTTCTCCGAGGCGCTGTAATAGCGTAATATTTAGGGTGGCTAAATAGGCCGATAGACAAATTATAAACATAATCGACATTGTCGCCAGTATCACATTTTCAATACCAGCAACCATATATGTCTTTCCATGAACGCTGTGAAATAAATATTGCAAGCCAATAAACAAGATTGAAATACCGCAAAGCATTGCGCCATTTATAAACCTGTTGAGGTAGTTATCTATCCGTTGAAACCCAATACCCAGCATGAAGAAAAAAGTATATTTTGCCACATAGCCAACCTGCAATAAATCGGTTAACCGGTCATTATAGAGGTTTAATGCCAGGGTTATAACCAGTAACATAGGTAGGTATTTATTGAAGATTGCTTTTTGGTAACATAAAGCGACAACAAAAAAGACCATAAATAAAGCATAAAGAAACCAAAACTGAGCGCGTGGTTGCGATAATAATGATAAGACCTCGCCGATTTCTGTTTTACTATTGGTGTAATGTGAAAGCAGAACCTCAATACCCCCTTGTAATAAAGACCAGATAACATATGGATAGATCAGCGTACTGACTTTATTGAGCAGGAACCCCGGTTTACCGCGTCGCTCGATCGACTGAATAAAAAATAACCCGGAAAGAAAAAAGAATAATGGCATGTGGAAAGTATAAATAACGCTGTCCATTAGCTGATATATCCGGTCGGAAAGATAGATTCCTGAACTGTACAACCCCCGATTTACATGCCCTAAAACGACAAGGATAATCCCTATCCCTTTTGCATAGTCAACCCATGACCTTCGCATATTTCACTTGTAGTTATTTTAAACACGTTAAAAAAACATAGTCCTCCAGACGATTATGCATCTCAATAAAATGGATTATTTTTTCAGAAAAAACTTACCTCAGAGAAAAAGGTTGCCATGCTATTAAAAAAAAGGTGTACGCTTAAGTTGTGGATATACCTGATATTTATACAGTCTGTATAAATTACCACCACGCTAAAATTATTAACACACGTTATGATATAAGTCTTGTCTCTGTAAGGAATGACACGCTGAAATATCCATACTATAAGGGAATTTGTATGCCAGCATTACTGTTACCTTGCACTCTCTATCAAACGCAGCACAGATTTAACGATTACTCAACCGATGACATGCAGTATGGCGATCTGACAGAAAAGCAACTCCGGACAGATTGTGACCTTGACGACGTATCAGATGTGGTTAACCCCTGGACCGGCGAAGAGGTGTCGCTGTTTAGTGCCTTCAATAAATCCAGACCTAAGACCAAACAGGAGATGGCTCGCCTGCTTTTCAACGAGTTTCTGCGGCTGTCGATGCCTGCATACTATTTCGGGCAGCGACAATTATTTATTGACCTCGTAAAACATTTCTATAACGGACGAGGAAATCCTTTTTCTAGCCCTTTCCTTGATAGTGCCTACAAAGAGAAAATAATAGGTGATACTTCGGAACAGAATAGTTCATTACTAGCAATTAAAGCTACTCTTTATGATGGAATTGACTGGGAATTAGGCACATTTTCTCAATCTCAGGACAATAACTTCCTCAAAAATATTAGTGGGACAGCTTTGCCAAAGTTTCGGCGCTGGATAGATTACGTTAACGGGCTAGGAATGTCAGTGCATGATGTTTATGCCACATGAATAGAGCTAACAAGCCTTGAAATAAGCAAGGATAAATTCACTGCCACCATAAAATATACCGGGCAAGATCATTTTGAACTTGATAAAGAAGACATTATGAATAGAAAGTTTCACTATATAAGAGCTTTCCGGATATGGTTTGTACTTCAACACTGGCAATCTTTTGGATTTAAGCCTTTTTTTACTAATATGAGTGCAACCATAACGATTACAGGAGTACGTAGAAAATGAAGCACTATAAGATCCTGATTATTTTTATTGTATTGGCATCGATTATTTCCTATGTGACCTTGAGGCTTTCATTACCTACAAAAATATGAGGTTTCTAAAAATGGCTATTCCAGCTTACCTATGGCTTAAAGATGATGGCGGTGCAGACATTAAAGGATCTGTCGATGTCCAAGACCGTGACGGCAGTATTGAGATCACCGGATTTTCTCATAACCTGAGCATACCAACTGACGGAATGACGGGAAAAATTACAGGAACCCGTAAGCACTCAGCCGTGCTAATTCAAAAGGAATTTGATAGCTCCTCCCCTTACCTCTACAAGGCTGTTGCCACTGGTCAGACGCTTAAATCCGCAGAGTTCAAGTGGTATCACATCAATGACGCAGGTCAGGAAGCAGAATATTTCAACATGCTGCTTGAAGGTGTGAAAATTGTAGGCGTGTCCCCCGTGATGCACGATACCAAGGACGCAACCAAAGAGAAGCATAACCACCTTGAATGCGTGGAACTTCGTTATGAAAAAATCACATGGAAGCACTGCGACGGAAACATTATGTTTACCGATAGCTGGAACGAAAGAGCACAGGCATGAGATACCCAACATTAGCTGCATCGCCTCATCCGCCGTATGATGTGTCTTCGTTCGCTCCCCCGGGGATTAACATAGTCAATAATATGATGATGGCGCGGTTTCATAAAGGGCCGTCAGCTCTAACTTTTGCGTGGTTTTATCAACAGGTAAGGTTGCATGGCCCCTGGGATTATAAAACTCGGCTTGGTCGCCAGTATGAAAACTTTCATTATGGTGCGGTCGGTGGTACAGCGGCAGGTATAACTGAGCCGGTATTGTTACGGGTGGCAGGTTGGGCGCAATCCAGATCTGGAAATGGACTGGCAGAGGATGGTAACTGGTACGGCCTGCCACCTTACGGAGATGACCCCAAAGATCAATTTTGGATAAAATGTGGGATCGATTATGCAAAAAGAACAGGGTTTTAAAAAACGCTATATTCTGGTGCCTGTTTTTTTTAGTTTACTGGTATTTGGGTGGGTGTTTTACTTTCTTAAATTCCCTGTAGAGCAAGAAATTTATAAGAAGGTAAGGATTAATGAATCGACCGTTTTGTATATCACACAAGCCAGCGCCGGGGCTATGACTTCATTTTCGTATCATTACTATTTTTATGATGCAAAAAAAAGCGACGCTGATTTTATAGCTCACGTTGACGACAGAACACCATTTATGATTACGAATGACAATACGGCCGCTATAGCAGTCAAAGAAGGTCAAGTTTATTTGCGTGTTCGTGGGGAAGTATACTCATTTAGAAATACCAACCGTCTCGCAACGATACACCTTGATGCCTCTCCTTGGTAAATTCCAACCAAAGTTAAGCATAACCGGGGCCAGGCCGCTGTCTGGGATCGGATTTCAGTATACAGATTAAAAAAAGACCGAATACGATTCCTATTGTCGTATCAAGATAATATATTTATATTTTTTTCAATGAGTTATATGTAATTTTTGATATAAATGCACCTATCAACACTTATCAAATCTATTCTTTAATTTCAGATGGTTATCATTAAATTCGGGAGTTTTCGGGAAAATTTCGGAGCAATTAATGCCTTCTACCCTGTTCATTATGTGCCTGGTCGTTGGGGGCATACTCATGCTCGCCCACCCGGTATTTCTCATCCCTTTTATAGTCATTGCCGCCCTGTTAGCTGCAAATGTTGACATGCGAATGGACAGCAACACCAGCATAATAATAGGCATTACAGGGAGTATTTTGTTGTTGTCCTTCATCGTCGCACTGCTTTAAAAATCAGCCCCCATTTCTGGAGGCCTGCATCGTTATCTGACATCAAAATACGGATTGATACGCTGAACCGCCTGCTGAACAATTTTATTCCGGCGGGCAAGTAGCTTATTGATCCGGTCCTTCTTCTCATCCGCTGATAAAATTCGGTCACTCTTAACCATTTCGATCATCCCATTCAGCGCCCTTACCTGTTTCTGTGTGGCGTTAAGTCCCTTCCTCTGTGACAACTCTTTCCGGTTTTCTTCCTGAAGCTCCTGAGCATCATCAAATCGCCCTTGCTTACGAAATGCATTTATCGTGCTATAGACCTCATTGGCTTTTTGCATCATCTGATAAAAGTCTTCGGTAAACTGCGTGGATTTGGCCGGGTCACTGCCGCGAAGGAATGACTTGAGCACGGGCAACTCATCGGTTCGTAACGCTGGCGTTTCGCCATAATCACCCATACCGCGTATCAA contains the following coding sequences:
- a CDS encoding acyltransferase family protein, translated to MRRSWVDYAKGIGIILVVLGHVNRGLYSSGIYLSDRIYQLMDSVIYTFHMPLFFFLSGLFFIQSIERRGKPGFLLNKVSTLIYPYVIWSLLQGGIEVLLSHYTNSKTEIGEVLSLLSQPRAQFWFLYALFMVFFVVALCYQKAIFNKYLPMLLVITLALNLYNDRLTDLLQVGYVAKYTFFFMLGIGFQRIDNYLNRFINGAMLCGISILFIGLQYLFHSVHGKTYMVAGIENVILATMSIMFIICLSAYLATLNITLLQRLGELSMMIYLMHILAGSGMRIFLSKILHSSDWWLHLSLGVSAGILIPTIAAVFLTHRRFNLLFSWPHRQLSERGSK
- a CDS encoding Hcp family type VI secretion system effector is translated as MAIPAYLWLKDDGGADIKGSVDVQDRDGSIEITGFSHNLSIPTDGMTGKITGTRKHSAVLIQKEFDSSSPYLYKAVATGQTLKSAEFKWYHINDAGQEAEYFNMLLEGVKIVGVSPVMHDTKDATKEKHNHLECVELRYEKITWKHCDGNIMFTDSWNERAQA
- a CDS encoding polymorphic toxin type 44 domain-containing protein; translation: MRYPTLAASPHPPYDVSSFAPPGINIVNNMMMARFHKGPSALTFAWFYQQVRLHGPWDYKTRLGRQYENFHYGAVGGTAAGITEPVLLRVAGWAQSRSGNGLAEDGNWYGLPPYGDDPKDQFWIKCGIDYAKRTGF